One Nitrospinota bacterium genomic window, CGTTTGTCCTTGAACTTCGCCTCAATCTCTTTTTCGGAGATGTTCAGGGTGTGGCGCGTGTCGTTGGCGGCGATTATGGTCCTGTGGTCCAGCGAATCGCAGACCTTCTTTATCACCGGGTTGATGGTGTTAAAGTCAATTATCGTGTGGTCGGCCCCGGCGGCGGCGGAGATTTCCACGGTGACGGTGTAGTTGTGGCCGTGCAGCCGCTCGCACTTGCCCATGTCCACCAGGAAATGGGCGGAGGAAAAATTGTGCCCCCCCCGGAAAATCCTTATCCTCGTTTCGCTTTTCATGTCTTAAAGATAGCCGATGAAGGGGG contains:
- a CDS encoding 6-carboxytetrahydropterin synthase, which encodes MKSETRIRIFRGGHNFSSAHFLVDMGKCERLHGHNYTVTVEISAAAGADHTIIDFNTINPVIKKVCDSLDHRTIIAANDTRHTLNISEKEIEAKFKDKRYVFPKEDCVLLPLVATTVERLAEYVCGRLTEELSGKLAQGGWIEVGVAEGSGQMALYRRGLP